The following are encoded in a window of Cupriavidus oxalaticus genomic DNA:
- a CDS encoding SDR family oxidoreductase, producing the protein MKDFSNKVAVITGGASGFGKEFARIGADLGMKLVLADVQEDALDATVAEFKARNVPVIGLRTDVSRAEQVQALADAAMEAFGQVNLLFNNAGVGAGGLLWENSLQDWEWVLGVNLYGVIHGVRIFTPLMLAAAEKDPSYQGHIVNTASMAGLLNPPAMGVYNVSKHAVVSLSETLYQDLGLVTGQVRCSVLCPYFVPTGISQSQRNRPAELANQTPPTRSQLVSQALSDKAVGSGKVTAAEVAHKTFDAIRADSFYIYSHPQALEPVRQRFEDIVGPRNPGDPFADKPEVRAGLVAALRG; encoded by the coding sequence ATGAAGGATTTTTCCAACAAGGTAGCCGTCATCACCGGCGGTGCATCGGGGTTTGGCAAGGAATTCGCCCGCATCGGCGCCGATCTCGGCATGAAGCTGGTGCTGGCCGACGTGCAGGAGGACGCGCTGGACGCGACCGTGGCCGAATTCAAGGCGCGCAATGTACCGGTGATCGGGCTGCGCACCGACGTGTCGCGCGCCGAGCAGGTGCAGGCGCTGGCCGATGCGGCAATGGAGGCATTCGGGCAGGTCAACCTGCTCTTCAACAATGCCGGCGTGGGTGCCGGCGGACTGCTCTGGGAAAACTCGCTGCAGGACTGGGAATGGGTGCTCGGCGTCAATCTCTACGGCGTGATCCACGGCGTGCGCATCTTTACGCCGCTGATGCTGGCGGCCGCGGAGAAGGATCCTTCGTACCAGGGCCATATCGTCAACACCGCGTCGATGGCAGGGTTGCTCAACCCGCCCGCGATGGGCGTGTACAACGTGTCCAAGCACGCGGTGGTGTCGCTGTCGGAAACGCTGTACCAGGACCTGGGCCTGGTCACCGGGCAGGTGCGCTGCTCGGTACTGTGCCCGTACTTCGTGCCCACCGGCATCAGCCAGTCGCAGCGCAACCGGCCCGCGGAGCTGGCCAACCAAACGCCGCCGACGCGCTCGCAGCTGGTGTCGCAGGCGCTGTCGGACAAGGCCGTCGGCTCCGGCAAGGTGACTGCCGCCGAGGTCGCGCACAAAACCTTCGATGCCATCCGCGCCGATAGCTTCTATATTTATTCGCATCCGCAGGCGCTGGAACCTGTACGCCAGCGCTTCGAGGACATCGTCGGGCCGCGCAATCCCGGCGATCCCTTTGCCGACAAGCCCGAAGTCCGTGCGGGCCTCGTGGCCGCGCTGCGCGGCTGA
- a CDS encoding glutathione S-transferase family protein — MADIILHQYATSPFSEKVRLLLGAKGLAWQAVEIPAILPKPDLLALTGGYRRTPVMQVGADIYCDTALICEVIDTLAPSPPLYPPAQAAVARVMAAWFDSALFTAAATYVFQPDGVASMLGHLSPAQVQAFVADRKAMRGDTNALRMPPPEATAQLHETFGRLETQFAAGVEHVAGPLLSVADFSLYHNLWFIRRAGALAQMLEAYPRLQAWYARMNTFGHGRPRVVGGEQAIGVALSADPVALDEGVREGEGLQPGDAVTITPTDYARDPVAGVLLALGPHRVTLRRQDPRAGALNVHFPRQGYQVRRAA; from the coding sequence ATGGCAGACATCATCCTTCACCAGTACGCAACCTCGCCGTTCTCGGAAAAAGTACGGCTGCTGCTGGGCGCCAAGGGGCTGGCGTGGCAGGCGGTGGAAATCCCCGCCATCCTGCCCAAGCCGGATTTGCTGGCGCTGACCGGCGGCTATCGTCGCACGCCGGTGATGCAGGTCGGCGCCGACATTTATTGCGACACGGCACTGATCTGCGAAGTCATCGACACGCTGGCGCCGTCACCGCCGCTGTATCCACCCGCGCAGGCCGCGGTGGCACGCGTGATGGCGGCCTGGTTCGACAGTGCGTTGTTTACCGCTGCGGCGACCTACGTGTTCCAGCCAGACGGCGTTGCCAGCATGCTGGGCCATCTGTCGCCGGCGCAGGTCCAGGCGTTTGTCGCCGACCGCAAGGCCATGCGCGGCGACACCAACGCGCTGCGCATGCCGCCGCCCGAGGCCACCGCGCAGCTGCACGAAACCTTCGGCAGGCTCGAAACGCAGTTTGCCGCGGGCGTGGAGCATGTCGCCGGGCCCTTGCTGTCCGTGGCGGACTTTTCGCTGTACCACAACCTCTGGTTTATCCGCCGCGCCGGCGCGCTGGCGCAGATGCTGGAGGCCTATCCCAGGCTGCAGGCCTGGTATGCGCGCATGAATACCTTCGGCCACGGGCGTCCGCGCGTGGTCGGCGGCGAGCAGGCCATTGGCGTGGCGCTCAGCGCGGACCCGGTTGCGCTCGATGAAGGCGTGCGCGAGGGCGAAGGCCTGCAGCCGGGCGACGCAGTCACCATCACGCCGACCGACTACGCACGTGATCCCGTGGCCGGCGTGTTGCTGGCACTGGGCCCGCACCGCGTCACGCTGCGCCGGCAGGACCCGCGCGCCGGCGCGCTCAACGTGCATTTCCCGCGGCAGGGCTACCAGGTGCGGCGCGCCGCCTGA
- a CDS encoding alpha/beta fold hydrolase, with protein sequence METTMAAPAVIRHLQYASLSNGTRLHYASAGERGKPLMLFVHGFPEFWYEWEAQLAEFGHTHFAVAPDLRGFNLSSKPGDVESYRPRHIVEDLVQFIGALGYDQAIVVAHDWGGAICWNLAIQFPQLVRQLVIINSPHPYLFARALATDPEQQAASAYMNWLRKSGSEKALAANDFALLDRMLADADGKPAAWYTPQTRERYHAAWSQPGEGGVHPLTGGVNFYRASPMRPPGDGEAGPDLSQLDPARFVVRVPTLVIWGERDRALPKSLLNGLEDFVTDLRLERIPDGTHWVIHEQPEHVNLLIRSALPAG encoded by the coding sequence ATGGAGACCACCATGGCCGCCCCCGCCGTGATCCGGCACCTGCAGTACGCCAGCCTGTCCAACGGCACCCGGCTGCACTACGCCAGCGCTGGCGAGCGCGGCAAGCCGCTGATGCTGTTCGTGCACGGATTCCCCGAGTTCTGGTACGAATGGGAAGCCCAGCTGGCCGAGTTCGGGCACACGCACTTCGCCGTCGCGCCGGACCTGCGCGGCTTCAACCTGTCGAGCAAGCCCGGCGACGTGGAGTCCTACCGGCCGCGCCATATCGTCGAAGACCTGGTGCAGTTCATCGGTGCGCTGGGCTATGACCAGGCCATCGTTGTCGCGCACGACTGGGGCGGCGCGATCTGCTGGAACCTGGCGATCCAGTTCCCGCAACTCGTGCGCCAGCTCGTCATCATCAACTCGCCGCACCCGTACCTGTTCGCGCGTGCGCTGGCCACCGATCCGGAGCAGCAGGCCGCTTCCGCCTACATGAACTGGCTGCGCAAGTCCGGTTCAGAGAAGGCATTGGCCGCCAACGACTTTGCGCTGCTGGACCGCATGCTGGCCGACGCCGACGGCAAGCCGGCCGCGTGGTACACGCCGCAGACGCGCGAGCGCTATCACGCCGCGTGGTCGCAGCCTGGCGAGGGGGGCGTGCATCCGCTGACCGGCGGCGTCAATTTCTACCGCGCCTCGCCGATGCGGCCGCCGGGCGACGGCGAAGCCGGGCCGGACCTGTCGCAGCTCGATCCGGCCAGGTTCGTGGTCCGCGTGCCGACGCTGGTGATCTGGGGCGAACGCGATCGCGCCTTGCCGAAATCCCTGCTCAATGGCCTGGAGGACTTTGTCACGGACCTGCGCCTGGAGCGCATTCCGGACGGCACCCACTGGGTCATCCACGAGCAGCCGGAGCATGTCAACCTGCTGATCCGCAGCGCATTGCCGGCGGGTTAG
- a CDS encoding O-acetyl-ADP-ribose deacetylase, with protein MTGEHLQVVHGDITRMEVDAIVNAANSGLLGGGGVDGAIHGAGGPAIMEACRAIRDAQGGCPTGEAVLTTGGRLPAPYVIHAVGPVWHGGGQGEDEQLANAYRNSIRVAAQHHLRTLAFPNISTGIYAFPRERAADIAIAAVREALASAPEIEQVTFVCFDDENYRLYRDRLA; from the coding sequence ATGACCGGCGAGCACCTGCAGGTAGTCCATGGCGACATCACCCGGATGGAAGTCGACGCCATCGTCAACGCGGCCAACAGCGGGCTGCTGGGCGGCGGCGGCGTCGACGGCGCCATCCACGGGGCCGGCGGCCCCGCCATCATGGAGGCCTGCCGCGCGATCCGCGACGCGCAGGGCGGCTGCCCCACCGGCGAGGCGGTGCTCACCACGGGCGGGCGCCTGCCTGCGCCGTACGTGATCCACGCCGTCGGCCCGGTCTGGCATGGCGGCGGCCAGGGCGAGGACGAACAGCTCGCCAACGCCTACCGCAACAGCATCCGTGTAGCCGCGCAGCACCATCTGCGCACGCTCGCCTTCCCCAACATCAGCACGGGCATCTACGCCTTTCCGCGCGAGCGCGCGGCGGATATCGCCATCGCCGCGGTGCGCGAAGCGCTGGCGTCAGCGCCCGAGATCGAGCAGGTGACTTTTGTCTGCTTCGATGATGAGAACTATCGCCTGTACCGCGATCGCCTGGCCTGA
- a CDS encoding class II aldolase/adducin family protein codes for MNAPQVPQVQQATDDDIGAGLPEEVRARYRNLPRPPQFATVGEERLHRKQRLAAAFRLFSKFGFDEGVAGHITARDPEFPDTFWVNPFGVHFSQVRVSNLIRCDHHGDVVEGDYPVNAAAFAIHSRVHQTRPDAVAAAHSHSTYGRAWSTLGRPLDALTQDVCAFYNDHAVYDDFGGVVVELDEGQRIANALGQNKAAILQNHGLLTVGKTVDEAAWWFITMERSCQVQLLAEAAAARTQAPLKVIADAAARQAYSIVGTAQAGWFQFQPLYARIVKEQPDLLD; via the coding sequence ATGAATGCCCCGCAAGTTCCGCAAGTCCAGCAAGCCACCGATGACGATATCGGCGCCGGCCTGCCCGAAGAGGTCAGGGCCCGCTACCGCAACCTGCCGCGGCCGCCGCAGTTCGCCACCGTGGGCGAGGAGCGCCTGCACCGCAAGCAGCGCCTCGCCGCCGCCTTCCGGCTGTTCTCGAAATTCGGCTTCGACGAAGGCGTGGCCGGCCATATCACCGCGCGCGATCCCGAGTTCCCCGATACCTTCTGGGTCAATCCCTTCGGCGTGCATTTCAGCCAGGTCCGGGTCTCCAACCTGATTCGCTGCGACCACCACGGCGACGTGGTGGAGGGCGACTACCCGGTCAATGCCGCGGCCTTCGCGATCCATTCGCGCGTGCACCAGACCCGCCCCGACGCGGTCGCCGCCGCGCACTCGCACAGCACCTATGGCCGCGCCTGGTCGACGCTCGGCCGCCCGCTCGATGCGCTGACGCAGGACGTGTGCGCGTTCTACAACGACCATGCGGTCTATGACGATTTCGGCGGCGTGGTGGTGGAGCTGGATGAGGGCCAGCGCATCGCCAATGCGCTCGGGCAGAACAAGGCCGCGATCCTGCAGAACCACGGCCTGCTGACGGTCGGCAAGACCGTGGACGAAGCGGCGTGGTGGTTCATCACCATGGAACGCTCCTGCCAGGTGCAGCTGCTGGCTGAAGCCGCTGCCGCGCGCACGCAGGCGCCGCTGAAGGTGATTGCCGACGCTGCCGCGCGGCAGGCGTATTCGATCGTCGGCACCGCGCAGGCGGGCTGGTTCCAGTTCCAGCCGCTGTATGCGCGTATCGTCAAGGAACAGCCGGACCTGCTGGACTGA